A region of Selenomonadales bacterium 4137-cl DNA encodes the following proteins:
- a CDS encoding glycogen/starch/alpha-glucan phosphorylase, with protein sequence MLREKEEFKAAFIERLQALHGKSLEEASAQNKYAALGSLVRDYIGKRWVNTNKQYVAKGEKQVYYFSIEFLLGRLLDTYLRGMGVRDVWVEALAELGVDYAELEDQEHDAGLGNGGLGRLAACFLDSLAALELPGHGCGIRYKYGLFEQKIIDGDQVEHPDNWLKNGNIWEYRKIDKAVRVEFGGSFGAVLAVPYDIPILGFGNNTVNTLRLWSAEPTEGEMDFASFNQGNYLKAVEYKYSVEAISEILYPDDTHYEGRLLRLKQQYFLVSAGIQSILRTLRRKHGDIRLLPEKVAIHINDTHPALAVPELMRILMDEEGLGWDEAWQLTTGTISYTNHTIMPEALEKWPIDIFQSLLPRLWEIVHEINERFCHDLWHFYPGDWDRIAAMAITADGFVKMAHLAVAGSHSVNGVAKIHTEILKKDCMKLFYQYTPYKFNNKTNGITHRRWLMKANPGLASLITDTIGPSWMRHPTDLNRLQYFVADAPFQERLAAIKRDRKAALARFVKAKYELDLDPESIFDTQVKRIHVYKRQLLNALRIMELYNRLKENPRLDIVPRTFIFSGKAAPSYLLAKKVIKLVNALAAVINNDPAINGRMKVIFLENYGVTLAEMIIPASDVSEQISTASKEASGTGNMKFMMNGAVTVGTLDGANIEIRDAVGDDNIFIFGLKAEEVIEICANDQCNPRYLYQTDPRVRQVTEQLIDGSLPGGPDEFRPLYDYLVHGKGDFFELQDFAAYLDAQARVDARFRDRRAWAAMAAVNIARSGQFSSDHTVGEYAVGIWNIRPVPIGE encoded by the coding sequence ATGCTTAGAGAGAAGGAAGAGTTCAAGGCCGCCTTTATCGAAAGGTTACAGGCTCTCCACGGCAAAAGTCTCGAGGAGGCGTCGGCCCAGAACAAATACGCCGCCCTGGGAAGCCTGGTCCGCGACTATATCGGCAAACGCTGGGTCAACACCAACAAGCAGTACGTCGCCAAAGGGGAAAAGCAGGTTTACTACTTTTCGATCGAATTTCTCCTCGGACGCCTGCTCGACACCTATCTCCGCGGCATGGGCGTCCGCGACGTATGGGTGGAGGCGCTGGCCGAGCTGGGTGTCGACTACGCCGAGCTTGAGGACCAGGAGCATGACGCCGGCCTCGGCAACGGGGGCCTCGGGAGGCTGGCGGCCTGTTTTCTCGATTCGCTGGCCGCTCTGGAGCTGCCCGGCCATGGCTGCGGCATCCGCTACAAGTACGGCCTGTTCGAGCAGAAGATCATCGACGGCGACCAAGTCGAACACCCCGACAACTGGCTCAAAAACGGCAATATATGGGAATATCGCAAGATCGATAAGGCCGTCAGGGTCGAGTTCGGCGGCTCCTTCGGGGCGGTGCTGGCCGTCCCCTATGACATCCCCATCCTCGGCTTCGGAAACAATACCGTCAACACCCTCAGGCTATGGAGCGCAGAGCCTACCGAGGGCGAGATGGACTTCGCCTCCTTCAACCAGGGAAACTACCTCAAGGCGGTGGAGTACAAGTACTCGGTGGAGGCCATTTCCGAGATCCTCTATCCCGACGACACCCACTATGAGGGCCGTCTGCTCAGGCTGAAGCAGCAGTATTTTCTGGTGTCGGCGGGCATCCAGAGCATCCTGCGGACATTAAGGCGCAAGCACGGCGACATCCGGCTGTTGCCGGAGAAGGTTGCCATCCATATCAACGACACCCATCCGGCCCTGGCCGTGCCCGAACTGATGCGCATTCTCATGGACGAAGAGGGTCTGGGCTGGGACGAGGCCTGGCAGTTGACGACCGGCACCATCTCCTATACCAACCACACCATCATGCCAGAGGCATTGGAGAAATGGCCGATCGACATCTTCCAGAGTCTGCTGCCGCGCCTGTGGGAGATCGTCCACGAAATCAACGAGCGCTTCTGCCATGACCTGTGGCATTTTTACCCCGGAGACTGGGACAGGATCGCCGCCATGGCCATCACCGCCGATGGCTTCGTCAAGATGGCTCACCTGGCGGTAGCCGGCAGTCACAGCGTCAACGGCGTGGCGAAGATCCATACCGAAATCCTCAAAAAAGACTGCATGAAGCTGTTCTACCAGTACACCCCCTACAAATTTAACAACAAGACAAATGGCATCACCCACCGGCGCTGGCTGATGAAGGCCAACCCCGGGCTGGCCTCGCTTATCACCGATACCATCGGACCGAGCTGGATGCGGCATCCCACCGATCTTAACCGGCTGCAGTATTTCGTCGCCGACGCCCCCTTCCAGGAGCGACTGGCGGCGATAAAGCGAGACCGCAAGGCGGCGCTGGCCCGGTTCGTCAAGGCCAAATACGAACTTGATCTTGACCCGGAATCGATATTCGACACCCAGGTGAAGCGCATCCACGTCTACAAGCGCCAGCTCCTCAACGCGCTCCGGATCATGGAGCTGTATAACCGTCTCAAGGAGAATCCCCGGCTCGATATCGTGCCCCGGACGTTCATCTTCTCCGGCAAGGCGGCCCCCAGCTACCTGCTGGCCAAGAAGGTCATCAAGCTCGTCAACGCGCTGGCGGCGGTAATCAACAACGACCCGGCGATAAACGGCAGGATGAAGGTTATCTTCCTTGAGAACTACGGGGTGACGCTGGCCGAAATGATTATCCCGGCCAGTGACGTCAGCGAGCAGATCTCGACCGCCAGCAAGGAGGCGTCGGGCACAGGCAACATGAAATTCATGATGAACGGGGCGGTCACCGTCGGCACGCTCGACGGCGCCAACATCGAAATCCGCGATGCGGTAGGGGACGACAATATTTTCATCTTCGGCCTCAAGGCCGAAGAGGTCATCGAGATTTGCGCCAACGACCAGTGCAACCCCCGCTACCTGTATCAGACCGACCCGCGCGTCAGGCAGGTGACCGAGCAACTGATCGACGGCAGCCTGCCCGGCGGACCGGACGAGTTTCGCCCGCTCTACGACTATCTCGTTCACGGCAAGGGTGATTTCTTCGAACTGCAGGACTTTGCGGCCTATTTGGACGCCCAGGCGAGGGTGGACGCCAGGTTTCGCGACCGGCGGGCGTGGGCGGCGATGGCGGCCGTCAACATCGCCCGGTCGGGGCAGTTCTCCAGCGATCACACCGTCGGCGAATACGCGGTCGGCATCTGGAACATCCGGCCGGTGCCGATCGGTGAGTGA
- the glgA gene encoding glycogen synthase GlgA — MTGKKVLFVAAEAVPFVKTGGLADVAGSLPKELARQGVDARIIMPKYGDIPAAWVEQMVHVRHIEVTLGWRRLYCGIERLEHEGLVYYFIDNEYYFRRQGLYGFLDDAERFSFFCRAVLEVLPYLDFTPDILHCHDWHTAMVPVLLQAHYRGSTPHHKLRTVLTIHNIQYQGVFEKSVLGDLLALEEGEYLTDDRLEFHGRVNYLKGGIVFADAVTTVSPTYAWEILTPEGGWQLDGILRKREADVTGILNGLDYEVYDPGHDKLVYLNYTRRSIGRKQTNKAKLQEFLGLEAKPEAMMIAIVSRLVWAKGLDLIAAALEEMLAADAQVVVLGTGEDKYESMFRVAGHRHPGKLSANIYFDEALAHKIYAAADLFLMPSLHEPCGIGQLIALRYGCVPLVRETGGLKDTIQPYNEYTGEGNGFSFTHPDAGDMLYTLRRAMDFYRDGEVWPQIVKAAMASDFSWRRSASEYVAVYEKLN; from the coding sequence ATGACAGGCAAAAAGGTGCTGTTCGTCGCCGCCGAAGCGGTGCCGTTCGTGAAGACGGGCGGCCTGGCCGATGTCGCCGGCTCGCTGCCCAAGGAACTTGCGCGGCAGGGCGTCGATGCGCGGATCATCATGCCCAAGTACGGCGACATCCCGGCCGCGTGGGTGGAACAGATGGTCCACGTGCGCCACATCGAGGTTACGCTCGGCTGGCGGAGGCTCTATTGCGGCATCGAGCGGCTGGAGCACGAGGGTCTCGTGTATTACTTCATCGATAACGAATATTACTTCCGCCGCCAGGGGCTGTACGGCTTCCTCGACGATGCCGAGCGGTTCAGCTTCTTCTGCCGGGCGGTGCTGGAGGTGTTGCCTTATCTCGATTTTACGCCCGATATCCTCCACTGCCACGACTGGCACACCGCCATGGTGCCGGTGCTGCTCCAGGCTCACTACCGAGGCAGCACACCGCACCATAAGCTGCGGACGGTGCTCACTATCCACAACATCCAGTATCAGGGCGTGTTCGAAAAAAGTGTGCTCGGCGACCTGCTGGCGCTTGAAGAAGGCGAGTACCTGACCGACGACCGGCTGGAATTCCACGGCAGGGTGAACTACCTCAAAGGTGGCATCGTTTTCGCCGATGCGGTGACGACCGTAAGCCCCACATACGCGTGGGAAATCCTTACCCCCGAAGGCGGCTGGCAGCTTGACGGCATCCTGAGAAAGCGCGAGGCGGACGTCACCGGCATCCTGAACGGCCTCGACTATGAGGTCTACGATCCCGGCCATGACAAGCTCGTATACCTTAACTACACGCGGCGCTCGATCGGCCGCAAGCAGACCAACAAGGCCAAGCTCCAGGAGTTCCTCGGCCTCGAGGCCAAGCCGGAGGCGATGATGATCGCCATCGTATCGAGGCTGGTGTGGGCCAAGGGGCTCGATCTGATCGCCGCCGCGCTGGAGGAGATGCTTGCCGCCGACGCGCAGGTGGTCGTTCTCGGCACGGGTGAGGACAAATACGAGAGCATGTTCCGGGTGGCCGGCCACCGCCACCCCGGCAAGCTGTCCGCCAATATTTACTTTGACGAGGCGCTGGCCCATAAGATCTATGCTGCCGCCGACCTCTTCCTCATGCCGTCGCTTCACGAGCCGTGCGGCATCGGCCAGCTCATCGCCCTGCGCTATGGCTGCGTGCCGCTGGTGCGGGAGACGGGCGGCCTAAAGGATACCATTCAGCCGTACAATGAATATACTGGCGAAGGGAACGGTTTCAGTTTCACCCATCCCGACGCCGGCGACATGCTTTATACCCTCCGCCGCGCCATGGATTTCTACCGCGACGGCGAGGTATGGCCGCAGATCGTTAAGGCCGCGATGGCTTCCGATTTCAGTTGGCGGCGTTCGGCGTCCGAGTATGTGGCGGTTTACGAAAAACTGAACTGA
- the glgD gene encoding glucose-1-phosphate adenylyltransferase subunit GlgD — MKNVLGLINLHENEELLKELTRQRPLAAVPFGGRYRLVDFVLSNMVNSGIVNVGIVVKHKARSIMDHLRSGKEWDLARKRDGLFILPPPDHTHYSNSIYKGDLEHFHNHVDFLQRSSQEYVIVAGSHTVYNTDYREAFRYHLEKQADITIIYKEEQPAPGKQYSLATLVKVDDGGRVTDMQVSTGRIAGGPVCLETFIMRKSLLLEIIEDCVAHGEYDFVKEGIVKRLGRLRVYGFPFTGYMAKINSVQAYFRANMDLLQPEVWQDLFLKSGPVYTKVKDEPPANYRDQVAASNVLVANGCIIEGRVENSLLFRSVRVHRGAYVNNCIIMQKGEIGPNAVLENVICDKDVHISAAKRLIGDKNYVMVIEKGMKV; from the coding sequence ATGAAAAATGTACTGGGACTCATCAACCTCCACGAGAACGAGGAACTGCTGAAGGAGCTTACCCGCCAGCGGCCGCTGGCGGCGGTGCCTTTCGGCGGCCGGTACCGCCTCGTCGATTTCGTGTTGTCCAATATGGTAAACTCGGGCATTGTCAACGTCGGCATCGTCGTGAAGCATAAGGCCCGCTCGATAATGGACCACCTGCGGTCAGGCAAGGAGTGGGACCTGGCCCGCAAGCGCGACGGCCTTTTCATCCTGCCACCGCCCGATCATACTCACTATTCCAACAGCATTTACAAGGGCGACCTGGAGCATTTCCATAACCACGTCGACTTCCTGCAGCGCAGCAGCCAGGAGTATGTGATCGTCGCCGGCAGCCACACCGTCTATAATACCGACTATCGGGAAGCGTTCCGCTATCATCTCGAAAAGCAGGCCGATATAACGATAATATACAAGGAGGAGCAGCCCGCGCCCGGCAAGCAGTATTCGCTGGCCACGCTGGTTAAGGTCGACGACGGCGGCCGCGTCACCGACATGCAGGTGTCCACAGGTCGCATCGCCGGCGGCCCCGTATGTCTCGAGACCTTTATCATGCGCAAATCGCTGCTGCTCGAAATCATCGAAGACTGCGTCGCCCACGGCGAATACGACTTCGTCAAGGAGGGGATCGTCAAGCGGCTCGGCCGGCTCCGGGTTTACGGTTTCCCCTTTACCGGCTACATGGCCAAGATCAACTCCGTCCAGGCTTATTTTCGCGCTAATATGGATCTGCTCCAGCCCGAGGTGTGGCAGGATCTGTTTCTTAAATCGGGCCCCGTCTATACCAAGGTCAAAGACGAGCCGCCGGCCAACTACCGCGACCAGGTGGCGGCCAGCAACGTGCTGGTGGCCAACGGCTGCATAATAGAAGGCCGGGTGGAAAACAGCCTGCTGTTCCGCAGCGTCAGGGTCCACCGCGGCGCATATGTCAATAACTGCATCATCATGCAGAAAGGCGAAATCGGTCCCAACGCGGTGCTGGAAAACGTCATCTGCGACAAGGATGTTCATATCTCGGCCGCCAAGCGGCTCATAGGCGACAAGAACTACGTGATGGTCATCGAGAAGGGGATGAAAGTATGA